The sequence TTTTTGGGCCATGTGATTGCATCATTAAAATGTTAGTTATTAATTTTTCCTGATTTAGTTTTACATCTCAAGCCATATTACGGATCTGTGTTTCCGGATTCCATATGAACCGACACACACAGGTTTCTTCTTATCGATTCATACGGAACCATTACATGCCATATTATGCagttcttcccccccccccctaaatgtATTGCTTCTAGAGGACAATACTATGTTTATCAGTTGTGGCACACAATGTACCTACTAGTTTGTAATACAGATCATAGTGGCTCCGGGGGCTACTGTACAGGGCTTCGTCATGTGAATGAGCTCTATGTAAAATtataggtttgcactattttCCGTTTTACAAGACGAGCTGTTGCAGGGATCATGTAAACTTAGTGGATCTGGAAAAATCTATCAAATAGTTCATAGAAGAGAAATGTAGTTAACAAAGATTAAATGCAAAGTTGGCCAACATTCATATCATGTCTATTCTGGTGCATTTATATGGAACTACCGATGCCATAGAGCGCCGCATGTAATTCTGTACACTCGGGCATattaaaaatatcattttttcttATTGATATAGTTAActttaaaagaaaatataatagaaaaaatattgtcaaataaaaattgggggggcattttttttttcatttttttttataagaggaTTCTTTTCAAATGTCTATCtcctgatttttttttcactacaatTATGACCCATCCTGTACATCTGAATTACTCATATAGGGGAAGAGTAAAATAGATTATGGCTCAAAATACCAAGAAaagacatctctgtggggggaCTGTGCATATTTGTCAAGAAAAGATACCATCCCAACAGGCATGAAAAAGTATTTTAAATCATAGCCAATAGTAATAGGCCTGTGTCTGGTCAGGTTAGTGCATTATCAATTCCCTTTTAAAGTGCTCTCTTTTTGAGTGGAAGCAATTTGGGTAACAGAGCAATTGCCCTCCCATCCTATAAGCGGCCTAGAGGTGCTGTTCATAGCAGTCTGTATTCTCTGAATGCAGTGAGCAGAGAAAAGTTGAGATGGGCTGACAGCAAGTGTATACAGGCTGCTCTAAATGGTGGCCCAAGCAGAGTAGAATCCCTCTCCTGCTTTATTAAAAGTGTTTTTCTATTAAAGATCCTAACATGGCTGTTTTAGTATATTCCCCttgaaataattctggagcatcttttcttataaccctacgttgtgcctttcctctgttattcctcctagaaataaattgacaactgtgtgttacaagttgggggtgtgtccctacacagactgacaatgtccaatcagtgctgacagtgagactgtagggacacacccgttttgacaaagggaatggtaacacccagttgtcaatatattcattaatttctaggatgaataacagaggaacggcaccgcccagagttctaagaaaattgttatttcacaagaaataaaagtatttactatAAAAGAAATGTGAGGTCCTCTTTAACTCTCATTCAGCAGTTTCTGTAtcttccatagactttaatgtacaGTGGCCATGGCCAGCTCTCTGCCAGTAATAGGTTTCGCTGAGTGTAGTCCAAGTGGGAAGACTGCACTGACCATATTGATCTGTTCTATACAAAACTGTGAAAAATGTTTAGGCGGttctggaaaaatgctgcaaagtaagaatgctttcaaaaatagaagtgttcgttttttgttttttttaatcaattaacgaAATGCAAAATGAATGAactgaagagaaatctaaatcctatcaatatttggtgtgaccacctattgccttcaaaacagcatcaattcttctaggtccaCTTGCACAAagacatggattttgtaggattctagtcaggtgtatgattaaccaattataccaagtaggtgataatgatcatcattttcatatgtaggttaaaacacagtcatgaactgtaacagaaacagctgtgtagaaggcttaaaactgggtgatgaacagccaaactctgctaccaaGGTGAGGTTGCAGAAGACAGTTTCAAGTCAcaagtccaccatggcaagactgagcacagcaacaagacacaaggtagttctccttcatcagcaaggtctctcctgggcaaagatttcaaagcagactggggtttcaagatgtgatgttcaagctcttttgaagaagcacaaagaaacaggcaacgttgaggactgtagacgcagtggtcggccaaggaaactttgtGCAACAGACCCCTGATCTCAACATTATAGAGTCTGCCTGGGatcacatgaagagacagaaggatttgaggaagcctccaTCCACagagttagttctccaagatatttgggacaacctccctgccgagttccttcaaaaactgtgtgcaagtgtacttagaattgattttattttaaaGACAAAGGGTGGTTACACCAAATATTGGTTTTAgatttctgttcattcactttgcattttgttaattgataaaaaaaaaatattaacacttctatttttgaaagcattcttactttgaagaatttttccacaactgcctgaagcttttgcacagtactgtgtctGCAGTGGGACaagccatttatttgaatggttcTCAATTGTAGTGATAAGTATTTTTTAGGTTCCCCTTCTTCTGgagggttggttggttggttggttggttggttgtttAAATGATTGATTGACAGAAGAGACAaggaaaaaaatttgtaaaatcttTTTTTACTCCTGTAAATCCCATCTGTCCTTATTACCAAACATGATACTGTTCGCTTTAGATTCAAAGGCTGAATTTCACACTGGAGGAGATATGTTGGACTATCTTTTATCACAAGGAGAAATTGCTACTCGCGATGGACTACTTGTCACCTGGTATCATGCAGCAAACAGCAAGAGTCAGATGCAGGAAGCGCTAAACAGTAAAGATTTCTTCGATTACTTATATTGTTTATTAAACTAATCAGAACTGTGTTGAGTATATACAGTCACATTTTATTTAATCCAGCATTAATAAGGACCTGATGGGTACTGAACTGTCATGTATTCCGAATTACAAGATACTTCTAGGAGAGTACATCCTACCTGCTTGTAAAGTAGAGCATCTCCTGGGGAAAAAACAAACCCCAAATCCTAACAATATATGCTACCATTTTAAATCTGAAGCGTTTCAATTAGTCAGAGGGGACTAAAGTAAATATTTCGATTCCCTATGAAATAATAGTGGAGCATCTTTTTAGAGAACTCTGCATTGTTATTCCTCTGTTATCcttcctggaaatatatgaataagttGACATTACCATTTCACTTGTCAATGcggagtgtccctacacagtctgacacaatcagcactgattggacatcgcCTGTCTGTAAGGACACCCCCACAACTGTTGACacccagatgtcaatttatttatgtttctaggaggaataaaagaggaacttTCTGAAAGTGGTCACATAGGAGGATAATGCGTGACATGAACGTTGTACAGTTTATTCTTTTCTCCAGGTTTCACTGTAACAGAATAACAATGGGAAccgcagcaaaaaataaaaagttgttgaAAGGCGATTGAGGAAAGGTCATCATTGGGATGTTATATAATATATGCTTATCCTGCTATGGATCAGGTGACCTAGTTTTGCCTTTCCATTAATTTTAACCCTTCAATTACATTAGCCTTTAACAGGTGTCTTAGATACTATTGTAAACCCCAGTGCACTGTAGTTCATGTGCATCGAGCTCTTTATCTTGTCCACAAGAGAATTTATTGGGCATGAAATCTCCATTGTAATCTGCGGTAATATGATCCTTCGTTGCACACACGCAGTTCTGTCCTGCAGAAAACATTCATCGCCTCCATGATATTCTACTGTTGAATCTTAacggagcaaaaaaaataaaataataaaataaaacaataatatatatatactgtatttctATAAGACAGTGTTTATATTTCTACATTTCAACTAAATCAGTAAAGATTAAAGGCTGAGGGTGTACTTACATTTAAAGGATATGTTCAGCTCTGCTTTTCACAATTTATATGTAGATATACAGTATTCTACATAAAATGTttagaaactttgtaaatacattgctttatttaacatctactgatccggagttacaacctgtatttcTAGGCCAGAGCTGCAGTGAATggtgcagagctgcaataccacacacaacctgaggTCAAGTGTGGTGTTGCTTTTGGAAGAGcgcagctatgtttttctaatcctggacaacacctttaagttaTCTAGGAATGCAGGGAGATTTCTACTGTGaagtctgcagaattgtgaatgcagctctggactataatatagGGTGTCACTCAAAATCAGTACCAGATAAATGATGTTATTTGTAGTGTTTAAAGGGAAACCAAACatataaaaaacttttgacatgtcataatgacatgtcagaaattttgattggtgggggtccgagcaatgagacctccaccgattgctaaaactaaatggcagaagcgctcgggtgagcactgtgccactttgttaccgaggaaagccgagcgagcggagAACAAatctatagactttctattgagcccatatacCACTTTAAGGAAAGCCGATCCGAAAACGAAGCCGTACagtgctcacctgagcgcttctgcagctttgttttagcgacaGGTGGGGTCTCCGTTCACGGACACGATGACATGTCCAAAGGTTTTTCGTAAGTTTACTTACACATTAAAGGATTATTACATGACTGTATGTGTTCACAGGTGGTATCATGATCTTAGAAGCAGATGTCAATGTGGAAGGACATGCAACCCCAAATGAGACAAATATTCCGATTATGGCTCATCCACCTGCTGTATATAGTGACAACACCCTACAAGAATGGCTGGATAGCGTCCTTCATTCTTCAAAAGGTACTAATAAATTCTTTCTACAAAAAGATCATATAAAAAGCTTCCGGAGTTAACCTAGGGTTTCCATAATACAAGTTGTTGAATCAGGTAGAGGTAAAATACAGTGCAAACTGTTTAATATAATACTGATGTATGTGTTGCAGGGTTAAAGAAAGATCTTATTAGAGTGTAATATATTTGCATTTATTAAATAAGAGCGAGAAGTGCACTCAGAGCATTATACTTCATGACAgatattacattaaaggggttgtccatttttttaaattcctttttGTTAGGAGGGTTTTCTGATGCTACGCTGAACAATGGGTGTCCCACTGCAGGGATCCCTAGTGATTATATGCAATCTGTGGGAAACCTGGAAGAAAGTGTTCAAattctctgcagtgccaccacaggctaaattaagcattacacagtgcttgAATAGGCTGTCTATATAATGCACATACATGCTGGGTCTAGAGCGACCGACGTTCTCTGTAGCAGCTCTCCGCTGATGGTAATTGATGGTGGTCCCAAATTACTAATATGCCCTGATAAAGTATTTGTAAAAAAGGTTTCCTAAATGTTCAGTAAATGATTGTGTCTTTAAACCAATGGGGTTGTATGAAAttttaaaaacatggctgctttcttccagaaaaaaacgcaactcttgtccattggctgtgtctAGTATTACAGCTTTACCCTAGTCACTTGAATGGGGCAGAGCGGCCATATGACAGACAGCCCATGGGcgtgagtggcgctgtttctacaaGAAAGAAATCGTGTTTTTATAGTTTCACATCCTCTtcaactttagggtatgttcaaacggactattttcggccatttttcgggtcaaaaacagccaaaaaaacggaagcagaactcctccaaacatctgcccattgattttgatggaaaaactgcgttctgctccgacgggccggttggaaaaacgggcgcgtaaaaaaacggccgcgaaaaagaagtgcatgtcacttcttgagacgtttttggagccgtttttcattgactatagaaaaacagctccaaaaacggccgtgaaaaacgcagcgaaaaacacaagttgcttaaaaaacttctgaaaatcagtagctgttttcccttgaaaacagctccgtattttcaggcgtttttggttaagcgtgtgaacaaagccttagtcgACCAAAGGCAAAGATATCAAATATCACAGAAAAAAACCCTAGATGGACATTTGGacatcattgaagtgaatggaagaatTTAGCTGTTTTTGCAAAATACAAACCCATTTTTTTTCTCCGATAAACTCCCTTTAATTTTTATCTAAAGGAATATGAGCTAATGGAGGAGATAATATCAGAGAATAAGGAGATTGCTGCGTAGGACACACATGACTCCACCAAAAACACTCAAAAAAACATTACTGCAAATAAATTTACTATccaattttgtatatttatttacAGTAATGTGTTTTTGGTGGAGTCATGTGTCTTCTACACAGGGATCTCCTTATCCTCTGTGCATATGCCAAGAAGCAGCCATTATACCTCTCAGAAGAATATAATGGAAGTGTAAGCAGTCATTGAAACTGTTGGGTTCCAGCGTCCATATTAAGACCCACTTTTTATGTTGTTGTCTTATACATATCTATTTTATCTGTTTCCTGTGTAGGTATCAAGTTGGACTTCAAAAGTATCAAAGCTGTTGGGCCATCACTTGACATATTACTTGCGAAGTCTTCCCAGAGACCCATTAACCGTCCCGTATGGCTAAATGCAGATATCGTGGCTGGTCCCAACGTCAATCATGAAATAGGAGTAAATGCAACACAGTTAGTATCTGGTGATATATTTTTAATAATCTTTGTGGTAATATTGTCTGTCATAGCAGATAcaagaacttaaaggggttctccagtccgaagaaattgatggcctatcctcaggatagccccatcaatatctcatcggtcaggatccgactcccagcacccctgtaaatcagttgttttgaaggtgcCACAGCGCTTCTAcgtgcgctgcttccccttaatttctttaCTGTTCaccctgtgaatcgccgacacacttgtagaagCGGGTCACAGGATTACAGCCTTCTTCCATTGAAAATGAGTAAAAGAGGCtgaaatactgtgaaccgccactactagtgtgtcagcgattcacagagtgagcagtaaaggaaaaaaggggaagcagtgctcgtacgagcgctgcgggcccttcaaaacagatcgtcaggggtgccaggagtcagaccccgacagaTGAGATATCgatggcctttcctgaggataggccatcaatttctttggactggaaaacctctttaaggccatgttcacacaacatattttcaggtgtatttcagaGCATACAACCCTCGTATTACGgtacaaaatacacttgaaatacgcctgcaaacagattcctattgatttcaatggaaaatacactGTAGTTCATATGAGGCGTATTGTAAAAATACGCTCCATATAAAAGAAGGGACGTTTCTCATTGACACTTAAAAAACCGCTttgaaaatacgcctgaaaaacgctTCAATATATAATTGAATATCAGCTCCATAAACGCCTGGATTCAGATGCTTTTCTCTCATGAAATTAGCCCTGTGtttttcagcctgaacatatggcatgtgaacatggcctacacGGGACGTATGTGATTTAAAAACAtagctcatttttttttgtgcagaaacagcaccacttctGTCAATGGGCAGTAACTGATTTTgcaaattcaaatgaatggggctgagctgcaataccaggcacaacccatggacaagagtggtgctgttactAGTAAAAAAACAGCTATGTTTTTCTATTCTCATACAAACTTGTATGTGCTATGCCAGATATCTTCTTTATCTAATCTTAATCACTTTAACTGAAGTTTATAAATTAACTAACTGAAATCTCTTTTTGTAGATTCCTAAACCTAATCCAAGAGAGGTTCCCAGACATCACCATCTCTCCAGGCTGGGTGACATTATACTTACCGCCTATCATCACCAATAGAACTTACACAAGAGAAATGATTGTGAAGATGTACAATCTAGTGAAAGATTTGCCCCAAAAAATTACTTTCCCAGCTCGGGGTGTTCTGACCCGCTCAGCATGGGAGCATTTCTACTGGCTCCTAAAGCAATCTGACCGGTAAGAACCCCCATATATTGAGGCAGACATAGAAAGGGAGGTGTCCTGTTTTTTCGCTCATCGAAACTAAACAATACAAAGAGCGGATTCATTGTCCACTATTAGTCACATTGAGGTCTTTCTACTGAAAATCTGTGATTCATTGAGCCCTTTGGTTACATAAACTAGGGGACATTTGCTTTAAAGGGTTGGCATTATCAAAATTCAAGGGCCACTGCTACTTTGACCCTGCTGCGTAGCATGTTAGTATACATATCTCCCAGAGAGCTATATTCTATATTATTATAGAGGTGACACACTTTGGCGACAGGTTGGCAAATATGGATTATTTTTGGGGTCAGAAAGTGTGGATGGGCTCCGGATATTGGGAATTGGAGTGCCCTTTTTGGGGCAATCCTCCAGCATTTGTAATTTAGGGATGTTTGTGGTGGCTCAAAGAGAAGGTTGTAACAGGGAGAGTTGCTTTATCTTGTGCCCTTGTCCCAAAAAGATCTTATTATATTCCCTAAAAAATTGTGAGAAATGTGAAGGTACTAATTAAAGGGTTATTATGGTTTTAGAAAATAAAGGTAATTATTTGTATAACAAaacgttatacaattttccaatatactttctgtatcaatttctcaTGTATTTCAAGACCTCTGATTGCTGtcattcagtgtttacttcctggGGATAAAAATATGTCCTGGTCATGGGATGATCAGACAGGTGCTCGGCTCATTGAAatacacagctctgataaatGCAACGAGCCATGCACCGGTATCTCCAGCACATGACCATGACACATTTTTATCCCCAggatgtaaacaataaatgttcctattAAGCAAGCTGAGATCTTGAAAAAGAAGTGAGGAATTGATACGGAAAGTATtttgaaaaattgtataacttgtcCTAGGATggcatttcatttttatttcagggccagaattttttttatcccgACAACAAAATGGTTTATTTAGTGGGTGTGTATAATGTTCCTTCTCAGCAAGCTGTGATCACATTGCACTGTATATGAGTTACACATCTGTGCTCGGTGATATCAGTGTGTTCTATTATCTGCACAGGTACAGCCTCACCTTATGGCAGGGGAGTTCAGACCCGCTACAACTGGACGACCTTTTGTTCATCCGAGATAACAGTCGCCCTGAGGAGATCTATTATGATATTTATGATCCTTTGCTATCAGAATTTAAGCAAATAGCTTGTAAGTAATCAGTCCAGTATGTAAAGTGACAAGATTAACCACTTCACGTGCCCGGCAGCTCATATATGTTCAGAATTGCGCCAGGGTGCCCTGTTGTTTTGGTTGACCAGGGATATAGTAACACTCAGTTaccaatttattcataaaattctaggaggaataacagaggaacggcacaatgcagttataagaaaaaaatgctccagaatttttatttaataggAAATACAAGTATCGACTTAAATATACATCTCTGGAGAGGTGGCAGGTCCCCTTTAATCATTTGTTTTGTGACCTCTTGCCCATCCCCATACATTGCAATGTCTGGCATTGTCTTCTACGTTGATAGGCTGAGATCTGACTTGATTCCTGATTCAGATGATCTATTATGTGTTTTTTGCTCATCTAGTGGCCTGTACAAGTTTACAAACCTCTGCGCAGCGCCCGCATCCTATAGATATTCGCCAGCTCCAGCATTGTGTTCAGTCCATGTTTTTGTTGTTCCACTCTCTGAAAACCTGCAATAATCGAGTGTTTCACTCACAATCATTCCACATTTAATGTCTGTGAGAATATATTCCTACGTTGTGGCTCCTCTCTTTTTGTATATATAGCAAGTGTAGGTACTGCCTTTATAGTATGCGTGCGCTGACCGCTGTTGTCTCTGTGAGCATTGCCTACAGCTTAAATTTGGTTAACAGCATAGCCGACAGTGACATGTACGTGATTCTGACGTGTATTTCTTTTCTTAGTAAATCCAATCAGAAAGAAACTCTTCTATTCCGGGGGCAATCTTCAGATGTACTTTCaccttgatgatgatgatggaattTCGGTGAAATGGTTTGATGCTGAGGAAAATGTCTCCACTGTACAGAATCTTTTAGCAAGTAAGAGAAGTATCTCATGGAGTAGTACAATATCCAGATTGACCCCCTCAGCTGTAATATCAATATTCTAATAGGAACTAAAGGCTGTAGTGTTGCCCGGGTCATGAAATAAGTTGATTATTGCAACATATTAATGTCTGTTATTAGCTGGTACATGTCCGTAAACAAGCTCCTGTCCATTAGGCTAGCAGAAAGAAGCttgctgaagaaaaaaaaattcaagcccTTTCAGGGTTTTTCTTTAAAGAGgaactgtcacctctcctaacatgtccgttttagtaaatacttgtgttcagcggtggattaagtagaccatagggcctaggctgttacccaaacttagccgccccccttctccaccacgccGTAaccattgttaacactacctttttatgcaagcattaacaaatggctgCTACGAttacccttgtcaaagggctgtgcccctcattgctgacagtatcacactgtgcagggacacatcctcctgacaaggggaatggtaacgcccatttgtctatcagtcctggactgcacaaagactttttgtgaaatacaaagatttcatataacagacatgtcaagagaggtgacagaccctctataaatccagtgactcacaggtgacgtcttctcagattctagtagtttttttcctcttctccatctggtctagACCTCAGGACAacctctcccggccacgaccaatttctgcagaatttgccactcagatgtgttaag is a genomic window of Rhinoderma darwinii isolate aRhiDar2 chromosome 7, aRhiDar2.hap1, whole genome shotgun sequence containing:
- the FAM151A gene encoding protein FAM151A gives rise to the protein MKRCSLSDLRTVAGVCVFLGVCVAIAALCLTLGQPLKKDSKAEFHTGGDMLDYLLSQGEIATRDGLLVTWYHAANSKSQMQEALNSGIMILEADVNVEGHATPNETNIPIMAHPPAVYSDNTLQEWLDSVLHSSKGIKLDFKSIKAVGPSLDILLAKSSQRPINRPVWLNADIVAGPNVNHEIGVNATQFLNLIQERFPDITISPGWVTLYLPPIITNRTYTREMIVKMYNLVKDLPQKITFPARGVLTRSAWEHFYWLLKQSDRYSLTLWQGSSDPLQLDDLLFIRDNSRPEEIYYDIYDPLLSEFKQIALNPIRKKLFYSGGNLQMYFHLDDDDGISVKWFDAEENVSTVQNLLASSFGMLTLQVEVQTKSSLTPMVIFAKSSAAVPLEELVKLITVNVNPWGIFLKPKDHVSLNETLHVLKRLNDQKLLYLPVWIGMDVSYESFSTPGYIYGKDFFSSISAIFSAVTVAPGWPKEQLDTGYKELMVQDMLKLCKGVWQEVSFQLQAVSLGKIWLNTLNLIKVSPMYTLTVEHTTEQGEFMDGYHGLMAIRTHTQNSVYYKLPPDYRQSLMTSIYST